The Nicotiana tabacum cultivar K326 chromosome 14, ASM71507v2, whole genome shotgun sequence genome contains a region encoding:
- the LOC107771607 gene encoding transmembrane emp24 domain-containing protein p24delta9-like, protein MRFDLISGTSKCITEDIKHDPMTVGKYSVVNPNHKVTVRVTSPYGNNYRLMDYVESGTFAFTASEGGDYMQAFLAADHKPPLNLSIDSDWKSGVAAKDWSKIAKNGQIEVMEIELQKLLDIITSIHDEMFYLREREEEMQELNRATHSKMATFTVLSLLICLSVAGLQVWHLKSFFEKKKLI, encoded by the exons ATGCGATTCGACTTGATCTCTGGAACGTCAAAATGTATAACAGAGGACATTAAGCACGATCCCATGACTGTCGGCAAATACTCTGTTGTCAATCCTAACCACAAAGTCACTGTTCGG GTCACTTCTCCATATGGGAACAATTATCGTTTGATGGATTATGTAGAATCTGGTACATTTGCCTTTACAGCATCTGAAGGAGGTGACTATATGCAGGC GTTTCTGGCAGCAGATCATAAGCCACCACTAAACTTGTCAATAGACTCTGATTGGAAATCTGGAGTTGCTGCTAAAGATTGGTCTAAAATTGCCAAGAACGGCCAGATAGAA GTGATGGAAATTGAGCTGCAGAAACTGTTAGATATAATCACTTCCATTCATGATGAGATGTTTTATCTTCGCGAACG GGAGGAAGAAATGCAAGAATTAAACAGAGCAACTCATTCCAAGATGGCCACCTTCACTGTACTATCTTTACTTATTTGCTTGTCCGTGGCTGGTCtccaagtttggcatttgaagtcattttttgaaaagaagaaGCTTATCTAA
- the LOC107771605 gene encoding cystathionine gamma-synthase 1, chloroplastic-like has product MAVSSCAAAARAFPSFECRSDADFSAGGVPRHNDVPKNSSGVRFSGKANSLNHGSSIHGGMSSLILRFPPNFVRQLSVKARRNCSNIGVAQVVAASWSNNRGSPDFTPAAAKAVDASAAAAAAVAPVDEEEVTVVVENENPACDDRNVQIEELTRGKYSSFLSSDGSIAIHAGERLGRGIVTDAITTPVVNTSAYFFKKTSELIDFKEKRHASFEYGRYGNPTTVVAEEKISALEGAESTLLMASGMCASTVMLLALVPAGGHIVTTTDCYRKTRIFIETILPKMGITATVIDPADIGALESVLKQKKVTLFFTESPTNPFLRCVDIELVSKLCHENGALVCIDGTFATPLNQKALALGADLVVHSATKYIGGHNDVLAGCISGPDKLVSVVRNLHHILGGAINPNAAYLIIRGMKTLHLRVQQQNSTAQRIAEILEAHPKVRCVYYPGLQSHPEHQLAKKQMTGFGGVVSFEVDGDLLTTAKFIDALKIPYIAPSFGGCESIVDQPAIMSYWDLSQSDRAKYGILDNLVRFSFGVEDFEDLKADILQALEAI; this is encoded by the exons ATGGCCGTTTCAAGCTGTGCAGCTGCAGCTAGGGCATTTCCATCCTTCGAATGCCGTTCCGACGCCGACTTCTCCGCCGGCGGCGTTCCACGTCACAACGACGTTCCAAAAAACTCCTCCGGCGTCCGTTTCTCCGGTAAGGCAAACTCGTTAAATCACGGATCGTCGATTCACGGTGGCATGTCTTCTCTGATCCTTAGGTTTCCGCCAAACTTCGTGCGGCAACTGAGCGTCAAAGCTCGTCGAAACTGCAGCAACATCGGCGTTGCACAAGTCGTTGCGGCTTCCTGGTCGAACAACCGCGGTTCTCCTGACTTCACTCCGGCGGCGGCTAAGGCCGTTGATGCCTCAGCCGCCGCCGCTGCTGCCGTTGCTCCTGTTGATGAGGAGGAGGTGACGGTAGTGGTGGAAAATGAAAATCCGGCTTGTGATGATCGAAATGTACAGATTGAGGAGTTGACACGCGGAAAATATTCTTCGTTTTTGAGTTCTGATGGAAGTATCGCTATACATGCCG GTGAGAGGTTAGGACGTGGTATTGTTACTGATGCAATAACTACTCCAGTGGTTAATACGTCTGCTTATTTCTTCAAGAAGACTTCTGAGCTCATTGATTTCAAG GAGAAAAGACATGCAAGTTTTGAGTATGGTCGCTATGGAAACCCCACTACTGTTGTTGCAGAGGAGAAGATAAG TGCACTGGAGGGTGCTGAATCAACCTTGTTAATGGCATCTGGAATGTGTGCGAGTACTGTAATGTTGTTGGCATTGGTTCCTGCTGGTGGACATATTGTTACAACAACAGATTGCTACAGAAAGACCCGGATATTTATTGAGACAATATTGCCTAAAATGGGAATCACG GCCACAGTCATTGACCCAGCTGATATTGGAGCTCTAGAGTCGGTCCTAAAGCAGAAGAAA GTGACTCTTTTCTTTACCGAGTCTCCAACAAATCCATTTCTGAGATGTGTTGACATTGAGCTGGTATCAAAGCTTTGCCATGAAAATGGAGCATTGGTTTGCATAGATGGGACGTTTGCAACTCCTCTTAACCAAAAGGCCCTTGCTCTAGGGGCTGACCTCGTTGTGCACTCTGCAACAAAATATATTGGTGGCCACAACGAT GTTCTTGCAGGTTGCATTAGTGGACCTGATAAGTTAGTTTCAGTAGTTCGTAACTTGCATCATATCCTGGGCGGTGCTATCAATCCG AATGCTGCGTATTTGATCATCAGAGGTATGAAGACGCTGCATCTTCGTGTACAGCAACAGAACTCAACTGCGCAAAGGATAGCCGAAATTTTAGAGGCTCATCCCAAG GTGAGATGTGTCTATTATCCAGGCTTACAGAGTCATCCAGAACATCAGCTGGCAAAGAAACAAATGACTGGTTTTGGTGGTGTGGTCAGCTTTGAG GTTGATGGGGATCTGCTGACTACTGCAAAATTCATTGATGCTCTGAAAATTCCTTATATTGCTCCATCTTTTGGAGGCTGCGAGAGCATTGTGGATCAACCAGCAATAATGTCTTACTG GGATCTTAGCCAGTCAGATAGAGCAAAGTATGGGATCTTGGACAACTTGGTTCGATTCAGCTTTGGAGTGGAAGACTTTGAAGACTTGAAAGCTGATATTCTTCAGGCTCTGGAGGCCATATAG